In one window of Drosophila ananassae strain 14024-0371.13 chromosome XR, ASM1763931v2, whole genome shotgun sequence DNA:
- the LOC6504253 gene encoding NADH dehydrogenase (ubiquinone) complex I, assembly factor 6 homolog isoform X2, translating into MSFRKYDYENYLSTLLLPRELRRAAFALRAFNVEISRSVSGESIEPQIGKLRLKFWYDSIDKCFEEDSHGSYVKDQPVLRELKHTVGTRKLNKMYLRRLVTARERPVNKAFESLKELEEYADQAFSSLLHLLVEVSEVRDVQVDHAASHLGKAQGIATMLRAVPLAGRKQVVCVPLEVLLRHGVSQERIIRSESGDKGAEECIFEVASAANSHLNLARQLHDQVPRLVRKIFLSAVSTEGYLERLRRANFQLTHKSCVGRDSMLPARLFWKSLFNRF; encoded by the exons A TGTCTTTCAGAAAATACGACTATGAAAATTATCTGAGTACCCTGCTGCTTCCCCGTGAGTTGCGACGGGCAGCCTTCGCCCTTCGGGCCTTTAACGTAGAGATTTCCCGATCGGTCAGTGGCGAA AGCATTGAACCGCAAATAGGGAAATTGCGCTTGAAGTTCTGGTACGACTCCATTGACAAGTGCTTTGAAGAGGACTCCCATGGCTCCTACGTTAAGGACCAGCCCGTATTGCGTGAGCTGAAGCACACAGTTGGCACCCGAAAGCTAAACAAGATGTACCTGCGCCGTCTGGTCACTGCCCGAGAACGCCCTGTCAACAAGGCCTTCGAGTCGCTAAAGGAACTGGAGGAGTATGCCGACCAAGCCTTCTCCTCGCTGCTGCACTTGCTGGTCGAAGTGAGCGAAGTGCGCGACGTGCAGGTGGACCATGCCGCCTCCCATTTGGGCAAGGCGCAGGGTATCGCCACCATGTTGCGGGCCGTTCCGCTCGCCGGTCGAAAGCAAGTTGTCTGTGTGCCGCTAGAGGTACTTCTTCGGCACGGCGTCAGTCAGGAGCGAATAATCCGCAGCGAGAGTGGAGACAAGGGTGCGGAGGAGTGTATCTTTGAGGTGGCTAGTGCTGCGAACTCCCATCTGAACTTGGCACGGCAGCTGCATGATCAGGTACCGCGTCTGGTGCGAAAGATCTTCCTCTCCGCTGTTTCCACAGAAGGGTATCTGGAGCGTTTGCGGCGCGCCAACTTCCA ATTGACACACAAAAGCTGCGTTGGACGAGACTCTATGCTGCCAGCTCGTCTCTTTTGGAAGTCACTCTTCAATCGGTTCTAA
- the LOC6504252 gene encoding glycine-rich selenoprotein — protein MVYIDHNGRLWDKRPWDMRRILAIFVGIWFAIKQLFQSFLAPFNSDDNSGDSRGRSGWSSSSWGGGGGGGGGGGGGNGGGGGGYGGLRPNRRIGRIQPTQTCSAGGCCGS, from the exons ATGGTGTACATCGATCACA ATGGTCGTCTCTGGGACAAGCGCCCTTGGGATATGAGGCGGATTTTAGCCATATTTGTGGGCATCTGGTTCGCCATTAAGCAGTT GTTCCAATCGTTCCTGGCTCCTTTCAATAGCGACGACAATAGCGGCGATTCTCGTGGAAGAAGCGGCTGGAGTAGTAGCAGTTGGGgtggaggcggcggcggcggtggtggtggcggaggCGGTAATGGTGGAGGCGGCGGTGGTTATGGAGGATTAAGACCAAACCGGAGAATCGGACGAATTCAACCAACTCAGACTTGCAGTGCAGGCGGTTGTTGCGGATCTTAA
- the LOC6504251 gene encoding glycine-rich selenoprotein, whose protein sequence is MVYIDHNGRVWEKRPWDWRRVVELFFGIWFAIKQLFASFLAPFNSNDNSNSQRRNNWDRWGGGGGGGGGGGGGGGGGYAGGNGGLRPNRRIGRIQTMTCNAPAAGG, encoded by the exons ATGGTGTACATCGACCATA ATGGCCGCGTGTGGGAGAAACGACCCTGGGATTGGAGACGAGTAGTTGAATTGTTTTTTGGGATATGGTTCGCTATCAAGCAATT GTTTGCAAGCTTCCTTGCCCCTTTCAATAGCAACGACAACTCCAATTCTCAACGCAGAAATAATTGGGACAGgtggggtggtggtggaggcggaggcggaggtggaggtggaggtggcggAGGTGGATACGCCGGAGGCAACGGAGGACTAAGACCAAACCGGCGAATAGGACGAATTCAGACAATGACCTGCAATGCACCTGCTGCGGGCGGGTGA
- the LOC6504253 gene encoding NADH dehydrogenase (ubiquinone) complex I, assembly factor 6 homolog isoform X1 — protein sequence MRRLVRSWNKQLLLNAGSEKYIARHAGSQQQTKTQEQLVDAAESNGYGAKHCMNLVQKYDYENYLSTLLLPRELRRAAFALRAFNVEISRSVSGESIEPQIGKLRLKFWYDSIDKCFEEDSHGSYVKDQPVLRELKHTVGTRKLNKMYLRRLVTARERPVNKAFESLKELEEYADQAFSSLLHLLVEVSEVRDVQVDHAASHLGKAQGIATMLRAVPLAGRKQVVCVPLEVLLRHGVSQERIIRSESGDKGAEECIFEVASAANSHLNLARQLHDQVPRLVRKIFLSAVSTEGYLERLRRANFQLTHKSCVGRDSMLPARLFWKSLFNRF from the exons ATGCGGCGCCTGGTACGAAGTTGGAATAAGCAATTGTTACTCAATGCCGGTTCCGAAAAATATATCGCCAGACATGCGGGCAGCCAGCAACAGACCAAAACGCAAGAGCAACTTGTCGACGCCGCAGAAAGCAATGGATACGGGGCAAAGCACTGCATGAACCTGGTGCA AAAATACGACTATGAAAATTATCTGAGTACCCTGCTGCTTCCCCGTGAGTTGCGACGGGCAGCCTTCGCCCTTCGGGCCTTTAACGTAGAGATTTCCCGATCGGTCAGTGGCGAA AGCATTGAACCGCAAATAGGGAAATTGCGCTTGAAGTTCTGGTACGACTCCATTGACAAGTGCTTTGAAGAGGACTCCCATGGCTCCTACGTTAAGGACCAGCCCGTATTGCGTGAGCTGAAGCACACAGTTGGCACCCGAAAGCTAAACAAGATGTACCTGCGCCGTCTGGTCACTGCCCGAGAACGCCCTGTCAACAAGGCCTTCGAGTCGCTAAAGGAACTGGAGGAGTATGCCGACCAAGCCTTCTCCTCGCTGCTGCACTTGCTGGTCGAAGTGAGCGAAGTGCGCGACGTGCAGGTGGACCATGCCGCCTCCCATTTGGGCAAGGCGCAGGGTATCGCCACCATGTTGCGGGCCGTTCCGCTCGCCGGTCGAAAGCAAGTTGTCTGTGTGCCGCTAGAGGTACTTCTTCGGCACGGCGTCAGTCAGGAGCGAATAATCCGCAGCGAGAGTGGAGACAAGGGTGCGGAGGAGTGTATCTTTGAGGTGGCTAGTGCTGCGAACTCCCATCTGAACTTGGCACGGCAGCTGCATGATCAGGTACCGCGTCTGGTGCGAAAGATCTTCCTCTCCGCTGTTTCCACAGAAGGGTATCTGGAGCGTTTGCGGCGCGCCAACTTCCA ATTGACACACAAAAGCTGCGTTGGACGAGACTCTATGCTGCCAGCTCGTCTCTTTTGGAAGTCACTCTTCAATCGGTTCTAA